One window from the genome of Grus americana isolate bGruAme1 chromosome 2, bGruAme1.mat, whole genome shotgun sequence encodes:
- the NDUFV2 gene encoding NADH dehydrogenase [ubiquinone] flavoprotein 2, mitochondrial has protein sequence MFLCAPLRAAAARSIRQIRYLHRTAVCNSSGGALFVHRDSPENNPDTPFEFTAENQKRIEAIVNSYPGGHKSAAVMAVLDLAQRQHGWLPISAMNKVAEILEMPPMRVYEVATFYTMYNRKPVGKYHIQVCTTTPCMLRDSDSILEAIKKKLGIKVGETTPDKLFTLIEVECLGACVNAPMVQINDNYYEDLTPKDIEDIIDELKAGKVPKPGPRSGRFSCEPAGGLTSLTEPPKGPGFGVRADL, from the exons ATGTTTCTCTGCGCTCCCCTGCGGGCCGCGGCCGCACGCTCG ATAAGACAAATTCGATACTTACATAGAACAGCAGTGTGCAATTCCAGTGGAGGAGCCTTATTTGTG cacAGAGATAGTCCTGAAAATAATCCAGATACTCCATTTGAGTTCACAGCTGAAAACCAAAAg cGAATAGAAGCAATCGTAAACAGCTACCCAGGGGGACACAAGTCTGCAGCTGTCATGGCAGTACTAGATTTGGCCCAAAGACAGCATGGGTGGTTGCCCATATCAGCTATGAACAAG GTTGCTGAAATTTTAGAAATGCCTCCCATGAGAGTATATGAAGTAGCAACCTTCTATACAATGTATAATCGCAAACCTGTTGGGAAATACCATATTCAGGTCTGCACTACCACGCCTTGCATGCTGCGAGACTCTGATAGTATTTTAGAAGCCATTAAGAAGAAACTTG GTATAAAAGTTGGGGAAACAACACCTGATAAACTCTTCACGCTGATAGAAGTGGAATGTTTAGGTGCTTGTGTAAATGCACCGATGGTACAAATAAATGACAATTACTAT gaagaTTTGACACCCAAAGATATTGAAGACATAATTGATGAGCTAAAGGCTGGCAAAGTTCCCAAACCTGGCCCAAG gaGTGGACGTTTTTCTTGTGAGCCAGCTGGTGGCCTTACTTCTCTGACTGAACCACCCAAAGGACCCGGTTTTGGAGTTCGAGCTGACCTCTAA